The following is a genomic window from Geoalkalibacter halelectricus.
GCAGGCCGCGGGCAGGCGGGCAATCGTGGAACGCACCGCCATGCGCAGCGCACTCTGCCAAAGTTCCGTCAGGCTTGATTCGAGCAGCGACCCGAGACTCAAGGGCCAGGACGCGCAGGGATAGAGTTCACCGGTCACGGTGACATGCCCGAGGCTGTTGCCGGCCTGGCAACCACGGAACTCGCCACGGTCTGAATGGCCGGGGGGAAAAAGAATTTCCCAGATGAAAAGATCGTGGACCTGCAGATCAAGCCCCTTGCGCAAGGCCGCGGCATCGTCGCCGATGTAGCGGCGCAACGCGGCGATTTCTTGTGGGCCGGGTAGACCGAGTTCTTCGGGTCCGGTGTGTTGAGCTTTAACTGGAGTGTTGGGCAGCTTCAGACGCCCCACGCCCAAATCCCGGCACCACTGGGCGACTAGGGGCAGCAGGGCAAGATTGTTCCGGGATGGGCGCAGCAGCAAGGCGGGCGCGTAACCAAGATCACGTAGGCCCTCCACCGCACCGGCAACCAGAGAAAAATTCGCCTCTCCCAGGGCGCTGACATCAAGAAAAACCTCTCCCAGGGGCAACCCCGGGCTCAGACGAGAAAGGTCCTCCGGCGCAGGCTGGATGGTCAGGGAAACCTGGCAGCCTTGCGCCAACCGGGTAATAAGGTGCTGATGATCGGGATGCCGGGCCGGGGACCCGTCGAGCCAGACGAAAAACACCCCGGCCTCAAGCAGGCGCTCGGCAAGGGTGTGCAGATTGTCGCGGGAAAGGCCAAATCCGGGCTGGTAAAGGTCCCAGGTGACCCGCAGCGGGGCATCGAGGAGGTCAAGACTCATGGACAAGGATCAAAATCACGTAAAAAAACCT
Proteins encoded in this region:
- a CDS encoding SPASM domain-containing protein; protein product: MSLDLLDAPLRVTWDLYQPGFGLSRDNLHTLAERLLEAGVFFVWLDGSPARHPDHQHLITRLAQGCQVSLTIQPAPEDLSRLSPGLPLGEVFLDVSALGEANFSLVAGAVEGLRDLGYAPALLLRPSRNNLALLPLVAQWCRDLGVGRLKLPNTPVKAQHTGPEELGLPGPQEIAALRRYIGDDAAALRKGLDLQVHDLFIWEILFPPGHSDRGEFRGCQAGNSLGHVTVTGELYPCASWPLSLGSLLESSLTELWQSALRMAVRSTIARLPAACRGCRDLPVCFGGCRGLAETFPRHSAGRDLMCSGPR